One genomic window of Azospirillum thermophilum includes the following:
- a CDS encoding DUF350 domain-containing protein, which translates to MESNTALILNGLGTGLPVLLLHFVVTVLLFLAGVGVYVVVTPMRERQLLADGNRAAGILLGGTVVALAIPLAATLATSLSVLDIVIWGIVALILQIVTFGIALLLFRDLRPMIESGNVAAATTLAALQLGIALLNAGAMAG; encoded by the coding sequence ATGGAGAGCAACACCGCCCTGATCCTCAACGGCCTGGGGACCGGGCTGCCGGTCCTGCTGTTGCATTTCGTCGTCACCGTCCTGCTGTTCCTCGCCGGGGTCGGCGTCTATGTCGTCGTGACGCCGATGCGCGAGCGCCAGCTTCTGGCCGACGGCAACCGGGCGGCGGGCATCCTGCTGGGCGGAACGGTGGTGGCGCTGGCGATCCCGCTGGCGGCGACGCTGGCGACCAGCCTGTCCGTGCTCGACATCGTCATCTGGGGGATCGTCGCGCTGATCCTGCAGATCGTCACCTTCGGGATCGCGCTTCTGTTGTTCCGGGACCTGCGGCCGATGATCGAAAGCGGAAACGTCGCCGCGGCGACGACGCTGGCCGCCCTGCAGCTCGGTATCGCGCTGCTCAACGCCGGCGCGATGGCCGGCTGA
- a CDS encoding DUF2491 family protein yields MTDDRPSAAPCLTSRWRSAAGRRLRAALLCVLLGLPAPSAPILLPGALAGGLALAGLPSEAEARAGSSRSSGGYSRPGGSSRTPSFSAPRPSSGSSGSGGYRRPSLSPPPLYNPGPSYQSPADRELSRRQSGEALDRYRQPPPMAAPTAPRSSPVPASPPPAARRYGQTDSWGGSSGGGGWGGSWGGGSRGGGWSGGWRPPGYAYNTPPRFGIWDGLFLWFLLDNLSRAGSADFFHNHRDDPGYAQWRAEAERRAQDDAELRRKLDDLDRQLAERKDQPRDPNYLPPDIPRDAAVAEDRAGGRGGMGFGLVLAVLLIGGGVAMVLWMRSRRRSQTPAGPAPASSPASMAGRILRNAVGGGEPYKPSLFRVGMTLTADPTPFILAGGVTKVAAPDTGSGGLVSVEAVGTLTAGGTTLHRLYLPGGGFFQLHLGADGKPDECRYFSPLDEVSPASAEEWGFWLDPAEGMIGWPEFQTKDGKLYARQWAPGQSRVQPYGFAEQRQEAGGEQSRRLQSMLYAAPTGAASPAPPTEYILVTAVEQAGQAWVEVHAGIDVNPAILSLA; encoded by the coding sequence ATGACCGATGACCGACCATCCGCCGCGCCATGCCTGACCAGCCGGTGGCGCTCCGCCGCCGGACGGCGGCTCAGGGCCGCCCTGTTGTGCGTGCTGCTCGGCCTGCCGGCTCCGTCCGCCCCGATCCTTCTGCCGGGGGCGCTGGCGGGCGGCCTCGCCCTCGCCGGGCTGCCGTCCGAGGCGGAGGCGCGCGCCGGCTCCAGCCGGTCGAGCGGCGGCTACAGCCGGCCCGGCGGATCCTCGCGCACGCCCTCCTTCAGCGCGCCGCGGCCGTCGTCCGGCTCGTCGGGCAGCGGCGGCTACCGCCGCCCGTCGCTGTCGCCGCCCCCGTTATACAATCCGGGGCCGAGCTATCAGAGCCCGGCGGACCGCGAGCTGTCGCGGCGCCAGAGCGGCGAGGCGCTCGACCGCTACCGGCAGCCTCCGCCGATGGCGGCGCCCACGGCACCGCGCTCCTCGCCGGTGCCCGCCAGCCCGCCGCCCGCCGCCCGGCGTTACGGACAGACCGACAGTTGGGGCGGTTCGTCCGGCGGCGGAGGCTGGGGCGGAAGTTGGGGTGGAGGGTCCCGGGGCGGCGGGTGGTCCGGAGGCTGGCGGCCGCCCGGCTACGCCTACAACACGCCGCCGCGCTTCGGCATCTGGGACGGGCTGTTCCTGTGGTTCCTGCTGGACAACCTGTCGCGCGCCGGCTCGGCCGACTTCTTCCACAATCACCGCGACGATCCCGGCTATGCCCAGTGGCGCGCCGAGGCCGAGCGGCGGGCGCAGGACGACGCGGAGCTGCGCCGCAAGCTCGACGATCTCGACCGCCAGCTTGCGGAGCGCAAGGACCAGCCGCGCGACCCGAACTACCTGCCGCCCGACATCCCGCGCGATGCGGCGGTGGCGGAGGACCGGGCCGGCGGACGCGGCGGCATGGGATTCGGTCTGGTTCTGGCGGTCCTGCTGATCGGAGGAGGGGTGGCGATGGTTCTGTGGATGCGCAGCCGGCGGCGGAGCCAGACGCCCGCCGGACCGGCCCCGGCCTCCAGCCCCGCCAGCATGGCCGGGCGCATCCTGCGCAACGCCGTCGGCGGCGGCGAACCGTACAAGCCGTCGCTGTTCCGTGTCGGCATGACGCTGACCGCCGACCCGACGCCCTTCATCCTGGCCGGCGGCGTGACCAAGGTCGCCGCCCCCGACACCGGCAGCGGCGGCCTGGTCTCCGTCGAGGCGGTGGGCACCCTGACGGCCGGCGGCACCACGCTGCACCGGCTCTATCTGCCGGGCGGCGGCTTCTTCCAGCTCCATCTCGGCGCCGACGGCAAGCCGGACGAGTGCCGCTACTTCTCGCCGCTCGACGAGGTGTCGCCGGCCAGCGCGGAGGAGTGGGGCTTCTGGCTCGACCCCGCGGAAGGGATGATCGGCTGGCCGGAGTTCCAGACCAAGGACGGCAAGCTCTATGCCCGCCAGTGGGCGCCCGGCCAAAGCCGCGTCCAGCCCTACGGCTTCGCCGAGCAGCGGCAGGAGGCCGGCGGCGAGCAGTCGCGCCGGCTGCAGTCCATGCTCTATGCCGCGCCGACCGGCGCCGCATCGCCGGCGCCGCCGACCGAGTACATCCTGGTGACGGCGGTGGAGCAGGCCGGACAGGCCTGGGTCGAGGTCCATGCCGGCATCGACGTCAACCCCGCCATCCTGTCGCTCGCCTGA
- a CDS encoding helix-turn-helix domain-containing protein, giving the protein MEQTAGSAPPAAALHFPGPAVSPEEIFWAWREQMSVLWDVAVANRQAVESFQATLSAHHMGTMLIGRATASAQQFRRSSTTIARSAVDHYLVQLYETGGYGGVAGQREIEVRAGDICVVDLAQPVHTSASAFSNVNLLVPRAVLAPLLRDPDGLHGAVLSGQSALGRVLSHHLQCLTAEAPNMTGTESVAVAEGTAAMIARSVGPVADMQAAAGGARHLQILRIRRYIEEHLAAEELTPEHIADVFGLSRSTLYRLFEPLGGVTDYIRDRRLLRCFMEIMSSAQRHRRIADIAYDWGFSSESAFSRAFRRRFGMSPRDTRAVASSQSASWGTNAGTARLEAWIRSLG; this is encoded by the coding sequence ATGGAACAGACCGCAGGTTCCGCTCCCCCTGCCGCCGCCCTGCATTTCCCGGGTCCTGCGGTATCGCCCGAGGAGATCTTCTGGGCATGGCGCGAGCAAATGTCCGTACTGTGGGACGTCGCGGTTGCGAATCGCCAGGCGGTGGAGAGCTTCCAGGCCACGCTGTCGGCGCACCACATGGGAACGATGCTGATCGGGCGGGCCACCGCGTCGGCCCAGCAGTTCCGCCGCTCCTCCACCACCATCGCCCGCAGCGCGGTCGATCACTACCTCGTGCAGCTCTATGAGACGGGCGGCTATGGCGGCGTCGCCGGCCAGCGGGAGATCGAGGTGCGGGCCGGCGACATCTGCGTGGTCGATCTGGCCCAGCCGGTGCACACCTCGGCGAGCGCCTTCAGCAATGTGAACCTGCTGGTCCCGCGGGCAGTGCTGGCGCCGCTGCTGCGCGACCCGGACGGGCTGCATGGCGCCGTGCTGTCCGGGCAGTCGGCGCTCGGGCGGGTGCTGAGCCACCACCTGCAATGCCTGACCGCAGAAGCCCCTAATATGACCGGGACGGAAAGCGTCGCCGTGGCGGAAGGGACCGCGGCGATGATCGCCCGCTCGGTCGGGCCGGTGGCCGACATGCAGGCGGCGGCGGGCGGGGCGCGGCACCTGCAGATCCTGCGGATCCGCCGTTACATCGAAGAGCATCTGGCCGCGGAGGAGCTGACGCCGGAGCATATCGCCGACGTCTTCGGCCTGTCGCGCTCCACCCTCTACCGGCTGTTCGAGCCGCTGGGCGGCGTCACCGACTATATCCGCGACCGGCGGCTGCTGCGCTGCTTCATGGAGATCATGTCGTCGGCGCAGCGGCACCGGCGCATCGCCGACATCGCCTACGACTGGGGCTTTTCCAGCGAGTCCGCCTTCAGCCGGGCCTTCCGCCGCCGCTTCGGCATGTCGCCGCGCGACACCCGTGCCGTGGCCTCGTCGCAGTCGGCCTCCTGGGGGACCAACGCCGGGACGGCGCGGCTGGAGGCCTGGATCCGCAGCCTGGGTTGA
- a CDS encoding NHLP family bacteriocin export ABC transporter peptidase/permease/ATPase subunit, which translates to MAADAKPGRPVRTPTVLQLEATECGAASLAMVLAAHGRWVPLDELRVACGVSRDGSKAGNIVRAARRYGMEAKGFRLDPAELKSLPMPAILFVNLNHFLVLEGFRKGRVHLNDPAAGRRVLTEEEFDRIYSGIALTFVPTAAFERGGARPGLIDRLLARLEGARVSVLLVILAGLGLVVPGFVVPGFSRIFVDQYLIERQEDWVIPLLLTMAAAAMVQGGLLWLRQAVLQRLKTRIAIREASGFVQRMLRLPIGFFAQRYAGAIGGRTDLAPALAQHAAGALTVLVIEALSLLFFAAVMLAYSPLLTAVTVACAAGNIALFLLMRRRQEEWQRKATQDQVKLTGKTMQGLQMIESLKANGTDGPFFEGWSGLHALVETQHQRIARGEAVFALVPEAVSHLATVAVLVAGGMEVMAGSLTIGMLVAFQSLQGAFNAPVQSLMQAGVALQGARGTLDQFDDVAAHAIAGEFARDEERAGGDRGAPVGATGLVRRLSGRTAVRGLAFGYNPLEAPLVQDFELGFEPGTRVALVGASGSGKSTIGRMVAGLFDPWAGEILFDERPPAGIARDVLRNSLAVVDQDIVLFEGTVRDNITLWDDTMPEARVVRAARDAMIHDTILARTGGYDSHVEEGGRNFSGGERQRIEIARALVTDPSLLILDEATSALDPLVEKAIMDNLRRRGCTCLIIAHRLSTIRDCDEIVVMDRGRIVQRGTHEAMAAADGPYRRLVEA; encoded by the coding sequence ATGGCCGCGGATGCCAAGCCGGGCCGGCCGGTGCGGACGCCGACCGTCCTGCAGCTCGAAGCGACGGAGTGCGGCGCGGCCTCGCTCGCCATGGTGCTGGCCGCCCATGGGCGCTGGGTGCCGCTGGACGAGCTGCGGGTGGCCTGCGGCGTCTCGCGCGACGGCAGCAAGGCCGGCAACATCGTGCGCGCCGCCCGCCGCTACGGGATGGAGGCCAAGGGGTTCCGGCTCGACCCGGCGGAGCTGAAGAGCCTGCCGATGCCGGCCATCCTGTTCGTCAACCTGAACCATTTCCTGGTGCTGGAGGGATTCCGCAAGGGCAGGGTCCATCTGAACGACCCCGCCGCCGGCCGCCGCGTCCTGACGGAGGAGGAGTTCGACCGCATCTATTCCGGCATCGCCCTGACCTTCGTCCCGACCGCCGCGTTCGAGCGGGGCGGCGCCCGGCCGGGCCTGATCGACCGGCTGCTGGCCCGGCTGGAGGGGGCGCGCGTCTCCGTCCTGCTGGTGATCCTGGCCGGGCTCGGCCTGGTGGTCCCCGGCTTCGTCGTGCCCGGCTTCAGCCGGATCTTCGTCGACCAGTACCTGATCGAGCGGCAGGAGGACTGGGTCATCCCGCTGCTGCTGACGATGGCCGCCGCCGCGATGGTCCAGGGCGGGCTGCTCTGGCTGCGGCAGGCGGTGCTGCAGCGGCTGAAGACCCGCATCGCCATCCGCGAGGCCTCCGGCTTCGTGCAGCGGATGCTGCGGCTGCCCATCGGCTTCTTCGCGCAACGCTATGCCGGCGCGATCGGCGGCCGCACCGACCTCGCCCCGGCGCTGGCCCAGCATGCGGCCGGCGCGCTGACCGTGCTGGTCATCGAGGCCCTGTCGCTGCTGTTCTTCGCCGCGGTCATGCTGGCCTACAGCCCGCTGCTGACCGCCGTCACCGTCGCCTGCGCCGCCGGCAACATCGCCCTGTTCCTGCTGATGCGCCGCCGCCAGGAGGAGTGGCAGCGCAAGGCGACGCAGGATCAGGTGAAGCTGACCGGCAAGACCATGCAGGGCCTCCAGATGATCGAATCGCTGAAGGCCAACGGCACCGACGGCCCCTTCTTCGAGGGCTGGTCCGGGCTGCATGCCCTGGTGGAGACGCAGCACCAGCGCATCGCCCGCGGCGAGGCGGTCTTCGCCCTGGTGCCGGAGGCGGTCTCGCACCTCGCCACCGTCGCCGTGCTGGTGGCCGGCGGGATGGAGGTGATGGCCGGGTCGCTGACCATCGGCATGCTGGTCGCCTTCCAGTCGCTGCAGGGAGCCTTCAACGCGCCGGTGCAGAGCCTGATGCAGGCGGGCGTCGCGCTGCAGGGCGCCCGCGGCACGCTCGACCAGTTCGACGACGTGGCCGCCCATGCCATCGCCGGCGAGTTCGCCCGCGACGAGGAAAGGGCCGGCGGGGACCGCGGCGCGCCGGTCGGCGCCACCGGTCTGGTCCGCCGGCTGAGCGGGCGGACCGCGGTGCGCGGCCTCGCCTTCGGCTACAACCCGCTGGAGGCCCCGCTGGTCCAGGATTTCGAGCTGGGCTTCGAGCCGGGCACGCGGGTGGCGCTGGTCGGCGCCTCGGGCAGCGGCAAATCGACCATCGGCCGGATGGTCGCCGGCCTGTTCGATCCCTGGGCCGGCGAGATCCTGTTCGACGAGCGGCCCCCCGCGGGCATCGCGCGCGACGTCCTGCGCAACTCGCTGGCCGTGGTGGACCAGGACATCGTCCTCTTCGAGGGCACGGTCCGCGACAACATCACCCTGTGGGACGACACGATGCCGGAAGCCCGCGTCGTCCGCGCCGCCAGGGACGCGATGATCCACGACACCATCCTCGCCCGCACCGGCGGCTACGACAGCCATGTCGAGGAGGGCGGGCGCAACTTCTCCGGCGGCGAGCGGCAGCGCATCGAGATCGCGCGCGCCCTCGTCACCGACCCTTCCCTGCTGATCCTGGACGAGGCGACCAGCGCCCTCGATCCTCTCGTTGAAAAGGCGATCATGGACAACCTGCGCCGCCGCGGCTGCACCTGTCTGATCATCGCGCACCGGCTGAGCACCATCCGCGACTGCGACGAGATCGTCGTCATGGACCGCGGACGCATCGTCCAGCGCGGCACGCACGAGGCGATGGCCGCGGCCGACGGCCCCTATCGCCGGCTGGTGGAGGCCTGA
- a CDS encoding NHLP bacteriocin export ABC transporter permease/ATPase subunit has product MVAASQGLSRLIVPRPRIPLIIAPGEGCRLHHHQRLGCNRGVAWARFDGAPPLFLDSEEVFETAAGTALPLCAASWATAGGTCTVTSSDTLSALADGSLWPALAAFHRLMLEALPLNLRLAAVDEFNRLRERASANENARIAAAERLAMPLGRAARREAAEVGADPLARAVAAVAGALGHRLTPPALRRDREGGAPTLEEILRVNRLRHRRVVLDEGWWRADCGPILLIRAADSRPLALLRPASANRYLVYDPVEDVERPLSAAEARDLAGEAFSFYAPLPFRPLRGLDIGFSAFRFSLSDVLALVGFGLVGALLGMGVPMATGFLVDTIIPAHDLPRLWEMVAVLLVVAATLLVTRYAAQIALVRIEGRSGTRIQAAVIDRLLRLPVGFFKQFTSGDLARRALAISTIEQAVNGTLTSTLLNALFALSALGLMAWHSVKLALVGLGLIVLLMAVTLVLGLLRVKHERLVMEATGETAGLMLQLANGIAKLRLAAAEDRAFLRWARSYARFSRQRFLADQVGNLMAMIAGLYGPLATAALFGMIYYLGLADGALGLGAVLAFLSAFGQALSGMTGLSNAIVQIAALKPVYAYAAPILRAVPEVTEDKADPGELSGAIELSHVAFAHGDSPPLFEDLSLSIAAGEYVAVVGPSGCGKSTMLRLMLGFETPSAGAVLYDGCDLASLDVQAVRRQCGVVLQGGQLMPGSLLDNILGAHTRMQEADAWEAARLVGLEDDIRAMPMGMQTVIADAGGTLSGGQVQRVLIARAIIARPRILMFDEATSALDNRTQAVVTGSIDHFSATRIVIAHRLSTVINADRIIVLRDGRVEESGSYAELSRTGGFFAQMMERQLL; this is encoded by the coding sequence GTGGTCGCCGCCTCGCAGGGGCTGTCCCGCCTGATCGTGCCGCGCCCGCGCATCCCGCTGATCATCGCGCCGGGCGAGGGCTGCCGGCTCCACCATCACCAGCGGCTCGGCTGCAACCGCGGCGTCGCCTGGGCGCGCTTCGACGGTGCCCCGCCGCTGTTCCTCGACAGCGAGGAGGTGTTCGAGACGGCCGCCGGCACGGCGCTGCCGCTCTGCGCGGCGAGCTGGGCGACGGCCGGCGGCACCTGCACGGTGACGAGCAGCGACACGCTGTCCGCTCTGGCGGACGGCAGCCTGTGGCCGGCGCTGGCCGCCTTCCACCGGCTGATGCTGGAGGCGCTTCCGCTGAACCTGCGGCTTGCCGCGGTGGACGAGTTCAACCGGCTGCGCGAGCGGGCCTCGGCCAACGAGAACGCCCGCATCGCCGCGGCGGAGCGGCTCGCCATGCCGCTCGGCCGGGCGGCGCGGCGCGAGGCCGCGGAGGTCGGCGCCGATCCGCTGGCCCGCGCCGTCGCCGCCGTCGCCGGGGCGCTTGGCCACCGGCTGACCCCGCCTGCCCTGCGGCGCGACCGCGAGGGCGGGGCGCCGACGCTGGAGGAGATCCTGCGCGTCAACCGGCTGCGCCACCGGCGGGTGGTGCTGGACGAGGGCTGGTGGCGCGCCGACTGCGGCCCGATCCTGCTGATCCGTGCCGCCGACTCCCGGCCGCTCGCCCTGCTGCGCCCCGCTTCCGCCAACCGTTATCTGGTCTACGACCCGGTCGAGGATGTGGAGCGGCCCTTGTCGGCGGCGGAGGCCCGCGACCTGGCGGGGGAGGCCTTCTCCTTTTACGCGCCGCTGCCCTTCCGGCCGCTCCGCGGGCTCGACATCGGCTTCAGCGCCTTCCGCTTCAGCCTGTCCGACGTGCTGGCGCTGGTCGGCTTCGGCCTCGTCGGCGCGTTGCTCGGCATGGGCGTGCCGATGGCGACCGGCTTCCTGGTCGACACCATCATCCCCGCCCACGACCTGCCGCGCCTGTGGGAGATGGTGGCGGTCCTGCTGGTCGTCGCGGCGACCCTGCTGGTCACCCGTTATGCCGCGCAGATCGCACTCGTGCGCATCGAGGGGCGGTCGGGCACGCGCATCCAGGCGGCGGTGATCGACCGCCTGCTGCGGCTTCCCGTCGGCTTCTTCAAGCAGTTCACCTCGGGCGATCTGGCGCGCCGCGCGCTCGCCATCTCGACCATCGAGCAGGCGGTCAACGGCACGCTGACCAGCACCCTGCTGAACGCGCTGTTCGCCCTGTCGGCGCTGGGCCTGATGGCGTGGCATTCGGTGAAGCTGGCGCTGGTCGGGCTCGGGCTGATCGTGCTGCTGATGGCGGTCACCCTGGTGCTCGGGCTGCTGCGGGTGAAGCATGAGCGGCTGGTGATGGAGGCGACGGGCGAGACGGCGGGGCTGATGCTCCAACTCGCCAACGGGATCGCCAAGCTGCGGCTGGCCGCGGCGGAAGACCGCGCCTTCCTGCGCTGGGCGCGCAGCTATGCCCGGTTCAGCCGCCAGCGCTTCCTCGCCGACCAGGTGGGGAACCTGATGGCGATGATCGCCGGCCTCTACGGCCCGCTGGCGACCGCCGCACTGTTCGGCATGATCTACTATCTCGGCCTTGCCGACGGGGCGCTGGGGCTGGGCGCGGTGCTGGCCTTCCTGTCCGCCTTCGGACAGGCGCTGAGCGGCATGACCGGCCTGTCCAACGCCATCGTGCAGATCGCCGCCCTGAAGCCGGTCTACGCCTATGCCGCCCCCATCCTGCGGGCCGTGCCGGAGGTGACGGAGGACAAGGCCGACCCCGGCGAGCTGTCCGGCGCCATCGAGCTCAGCCACGTCGCCTTCGCCCATGGCGACTCGCCGCCGCTGTTCGAGGACCTGTCGCTCTCCATCGCGGCCGGCGAGTATGTCGCGGTGGTCGGCCCGTCGGGCTGCGGCAAGTCGACGATGCTGCGCCTGATGCTGGGGTTCGAGACGCCGTCGGCGGGCGCGGTGCTCTATGACGGCTGCGACCTCGCCAGCCTGGACGTCCAGGCGGTCCGCCGGCAGTGCGGGGTCGTCCTGCAGGGCGGCCAGCTGATGCCGGGCAGCCTGCTCGACAACATCCTGGGCGCCCACACCCGCATGCAGGAGGCCGATGCCTGGGAAGCGGCGCGGCTGGTCGGGCTGGAGGACGACATCCGGGCGATGCCCATGGGCATGCAGACGGTCATCGCCGATGCCGGCGGCACGCTGTCGGGCGGTCAGGTGCAGCGCGTGCTGATCGCGCGGGCCATCATCGCTCGCCCGCGCATCCTGATGTTCGACGAGGCGACCAGCGCGCTCGACAACCGGACCCAGGCCGTCGTCACCGGCAGCATCGACCATTTCAGCGCCACCCGCATCGTCATCGCGCACCGGCTGAGCACCGTCATCAACGCCGACCGCATCATCGTGCTGCGCGACGGTCGCGTCGAGGAAAGCGGGTCCTACGCCGAGTTGTCCCGCACCGGGGGCTTCTTCGCGCAGATGATGGAGCGGCAGCTCCTCTAG
- a CDS encoding FeoA family protein: protein MSFHDPGTPTSRLGTLRKGQRAEVLGLDETGIATSLPPGELERRMIEMGLVEGARVEVLHQGYPGGDPIAVSVNEHTLALRRAEARAVIVALIG, encoded by the coding sequence ATGAGTTTCCATGATCCCGGGACGCCGACGTCCCGTCTCGGCACACTGCGCAAGGGCCAGCGCGCCGAAGTCCTCGGCCTTGACGAGACCGGCATCGCGACCTCCCTCCCGCCCGGCGAACTGGAACGCCGCATGATCGAGATGGGGCTGGTCGAAGGGGCACGCGTCGAAGTGCTGCACCAAGGCTATCCGGGCGGCGACCCCATCGCGGTCTCCGTCAACGAACACACGCTGGCCCTGCGCCGCGCCGAGGCGCGCGCCGTCATCGTCGCCCTGATCGGCTGA